The genomic stretch TCAATTAAATCCTGCTTTAATTGTCGTGATGCTATCGATCTTCTTttgttcaaaccttgagtgaaggcttgaACAGCCCAATCATTTGTGATCGGGGGTAGGTCCATGCGTTCCATCTGGAATCGAGATACGAATCCCATTAACATTTTGTTGTCCTTTTGTCTCACTTTGAAGAGGTCCGACTTCTTAGTCACAACCTTTATTGCTCCGGAGTGTGCCTTTACAAAGGAATCTGCAAGCATGGCGAAGGAATCGATGGAATTGTACggcaaattgtggtaccatatcatcgCCCCTTTCGATaaagtttctccaaattttttcaatagaacggattcaatctcatcatcttctaagtcatttccctttattGCGCATGTATAAGAAGTGACATGCTCATTAGGCTCGGTAGTCCCATTATATTTGGGAATTTCTGGCGTACGGAATTTCTTCAGGaggggcttcggagccgcacttggaGGGAAAAGcttctgcacgaacttcttcgaatccaaacctttTAGAATTGgtggtgcccccggtatttggtcaacccgggagttgtatgtttctacctttttgtcattagcctCGATTTTCTTTCACCTGATTAAATCCAtttagtgagctcctcgagcattttcataatggtggggtcagtccccgattCATTGGCGTTCGGTTTCTCCGGTACAGGTTCGGCTCTATGAATAACTTCTTGTGATGTTTTGAGCTCAATTCTGCTTGGTgctcgattctgattttggagttgtggTATCGCAGCTTGTTGAGTCTGCAACATCTtgaatatcattcgaaggctaattcCGCCTTCTTCACCGCTCTGTGCGTTCTGATCAGCTGCTCGAGCATCCCTGCAGATGCTATTCTCAAGGTCGACGCCCAGATTCCTATTAATGGTAATGCAGGAGTTGACATCAACCGGGTCTACGACCGGCGGTCCATTGAGGTTGATTGGAGGAACTCCGTTTCCCAGGACGGCACGTTTTCGTTCTCGCCATAGAGACCAAGACCGTTATCCGTGTGAGTGGGTGatacttgagagtttgacatgttgattcctAAAATCAAAGACACTTACGAGAGCAAGTGTAAAGCAATGTGTGTTACGAGAATTAATAtcaggcaatcactattatccttagccccacggtcggtgccaaactatttaccctaaaaattggataataattaaacttatgatgtggttttaaggacacttgatttcacctaataccaattgatgaaTATGAAGCAATAATACAAATTAACAATGAGATAAAGCAAATCAGTGTTGAAACGTAATTCAGCCCTCGAGCTTGAGTGCCCTCGAATTGGTCGGTACCCCAATAGTTAAgaataagtaaattgatgaacaagaatataaACTAGACAGAAagtattgtattgctttgatatgcgtcAATGTAAAGTGattacaaaatgattagaaccctctttatatagtagatgaaTCATATCTATGATACAATTCTAATTAtagaagtaaatcccatgattagctagTTAATCGTCCTAGATTTGATCCGTTCCGAGATTTTCTCCTTGATCTTTGACCAGTCACAGATATCTCGCCGTTCTGTTATTATGCTACCTTCGATCTTACTCGATGTTTGTCTTATTTGGTCTCAATCACTACCGGCCTCGATCTTGACAGGTACCTCGAATCCCGAACTTGGTACCCAGCCTTCTTGCCTCGGTGCCCAGTCTTCGATCCTTCACCCCGATCCCGGTAAATCGGTAAAATCGGGTGGCCCcattttagccgtatacaataTATGGACCATGGAGCATAATGTTTGATCAAATAATCCTCCGTTCAACCACCAGCATAGGTTATTTCTTCACAGGAATGGCTTGATATTTTGTTTCTATAGAAATTTAAATCTGGTTCTACTAGTCTCATTTCGATTTTATTAACTGCAAGGTCCTACCATGAAGTGCTGGTAAAAGGATTACAAAACTAACAAACATTTGAAAGAATTTAACTACTAGTCCTATAAATAGGCTTACGTTTTCTTCTCATAATTCGAAAATTGAGTATTGTATCATAAgaacataataataataaaaaaaaataataataatcaaatTTAAAAGCTTAAAAGATCATATTTTTCTGTTCAGAAGAAAAATAATTGGGTGACCATTACGTGAAAAACTTAATGCGTTTATTATTTGTCATTCTTCGCATAACTCTGATAACACAATGCGAGATGAGTTAGTAAGTGGACATTCGATTTCTTCAAACCAAAATAATGTGTGCGCACGATCATAGGTTGATGAACCAACTTATCAGTCCTAAAGTTGAAGTATTGCACTCAGGCACGGATTCAGAACTTAAATTCTTTGGGGTTCAATCTTTAATGTTTTTAGCATTGaacttattatatttttaaaagtatgAATTTAGACTTATTCTTAATTCCAATTTTAGCGAATATTTACATACGAATTTATACACCGCGTTAAAAATACTGAATTCAGATGCTCCTTAGCTAAATATATTCGTTAGGATAGATATGCAATGCTAGTTAGCTTCCTCCAATTTGCACCATTGTGTATTAAGAGCAGGTCCTATATTTGTACACATGTAAGTAAATGAATGATCCCATGACTCAATAAGTGATAACCAAATTCATATCGTGGACATTAATAGTTTTGAAAATCATGCACTAAATCAACACGAAAGAGTAATTCTCTAACTTCTAGTTCATAGCCCAATCCTGTAACTAAATTCATACGGTATAATACTCAATACTTAAACTCGTGGACGATGTGATTTGTCTAAACTACTCTGTCATGAGTTGTATGCAAAAGTCAGGTGCTCACCAGATTTCATTTTATAGTTCTTGAACTTGTTTCTGCCATATATCCCTCAACCCATTTAATTTAATAGAAATATCATTTTTAGTCCTTGTGTTATTGCATTTTGTTCCTTGTAATATTCGACTTAATGTATTTAACCTTCAATGAAGCAATATGTGTATTTTTAATCCTTTTACTAAGGGACAACAAATTGTGTGACTGATAGCCTGTTTAGCCAAGCTTCtccaaaaccaaaagaaaaatatgctttttttttcaaagttgaagtgtttgaccaagcttttagaagaaaaaaagcaAGATAGTAGGCGACGAGACTGCATTTACCTGACCCTGACTTCCATCAAATTGGATACATCACAACTGATAAAGGATTAAAAACAAAAACGAGCAGACAATACAGAGGTGCATGTATTCTATTCCCAAACAACCATCTCAAATTAATAGTTGCTCTATATTCTAATCAAATGTGCTAAATAGTTTTTTTACAGTGAATTTTACCACTAAATACTTCACCTTTTCTTCTCAGCGAAGCTGTAGCGAATAGATTCCAGTTCAACCAGCAACCAAAGACCTGCAAAAAACCAATGCAACCACCATGTATATCTGAAACAAACCATTTTGTCTTCTTCCCACCATTCGAAGCCATAAAagcgaaaaagaaaaaagaacaagatGAAGTAATGCTGGTAACATTGGGCTCTTACCATTAGTAAATTTTAGTTTGAACACGACATCAATATAGGCTACCAGCTTCATCTACATACTCGCTGCTATATGTGGAGTCATCATTGTCAAAAATCGTAATCATAATCTATCGTAATCATAATCATACTCACGAGAGTCCCCAAGGCTGAGGCCGTAATCGTAGTCATAACAAATATCGTCATCTTCATCAGAAGACGGGCGACGCTGATTTTCAGAATGAAATTCATAGTCATGTGTGGAATCACCGGGGCGCTTTAGATCTACAATCTGTTGCATACATCTTCTTTCTAAGTCCCCTTCAAGATCAACACAACAACAGCAGCGCAAGTCAAGTGATTCAAGGAGCGAACAGCCATCAAGAATGGCAAGCAATCCTTTATTTGTCAAGCTATTTTGAAGAAGTGCAAGGTGCCTCAATTTAGGCATACTTTTGGCAATAGCTAGAGCTTGATCATTGCATTGAGATGGTGGAAATATCAAATTTCCATATTCAGTGGCATTCAATGTAAATGACTTGAGCAGGGGGCAATAACGACCAACACTTTCTATATCATCTTTAGTAATCAAGGTAAAGTAAATGTGCAACTCCTCCAGCAATGGGAAGTTCTTGGCAGCTGCAGCCCAACCTCCAACTAAGTTACTATAACACTTGACAACTCGAAGATGTCTGAGCTGACTTGATCTGTTAGAAAGAACAACAAATTTATTACTTTAAGAGAACTCCTATTTCAGGGGTGGCAACAAAACGATACGAGCAATTACAAGAACACCACAAGGAAAAGGACAGCCATGGTCTAGAAACTTATAGATCAGCTGAAAGAGATAGAATCTCCTCCTCCTCTATAGATAGACTAACATTTCTCTTGATTATCAGGTTTGCATAAGAGGATAGAAGGATCTATTTTGTTGCTGGTATCAAATCCTTTGACATTACAGAAATTTACTCGAGTCGGTAACTTTTATAAATGAGCCGAAAGCTTCCCAAGGCAGTGGTAACTTATTTCGAATTTGGAGACTACATAACTCCAGGGTTCTTTTGCTCTCAGAAAGTTAACAGATGCGGAGAGATTCTTGAGTATTTGTAAGACTACAAGGTAGAAAAAGAATTGTTACCATCTTGCCGAAAGTAAACCACAACTAAGGGTAGAAGAATCTATCAAGCAAAATTGCTAGAGCTGTTGACAAAGGGGAAGCTCCCGGTAACAATAACCATTCACCTAAGCTGACAGAAACTTTTGCAGAAGTGGTTAAAAGAATATGTGGAATGTAAGTTCAGCAACGTGACGGGGGAAGCGGATGTGGAAGTTAGGCTTGACTACAGGTCATCCTcaagagagaaagttttaagTACTTAGGGTCTATTATCCAGGGAGATGGGGAGATCGATGGGGATGTTACGCACCGTATAggagtggggtggatgaaatggaggttagcgtttggagtcctgtgtgacaagaatgtgccaccgaaactcaaaggtaagttctataaaccGGTGGTTAGACTGGCCATGTTGTATggagctgagtgttggccagtcaataattcacatatccagaagatgaaagtagcagaaatgaggatgttgagatggatgtgtgggcacactaggctggataagattcggaatgaagatattcgggagagggtgggcgtggctcccgtggacgacaagatgcgggaagcgcggCTTAAATGGTTCGGACACGTGTGGAGGAGATGCaccggttaggaggtgtgagcggttgactTTGGCACGTACGAGAAGAGGCAGAGGGTGGCCTAGGAAGTATTGGGGcaaggtgatcaggcaggacatggcgcgacttcagatttccgaggacacggctcttgataggaacatgtggaggtcgagcattagggtgaTAGGCTAGGGGTAGTTGAGAGTTCTTCCCTCTTTGTACCGGGTCGTCTGTTAGAGTTCTGTTAGGTTTGTTAGCGGTCTTTGTTGTATTCACATTGGTGTTTTGCATAGTTTTATGTTATTGTCCTTTCACTTATTTGTGGTGGTTATTTTCTTTCTGGTATTTTTTATTGTTACATGtcttttctcttatttcttttctgataTTATTGCCTTTCCtgttgagccgagagtctcctggaaacagtctctctgccaTTTTCGGGGTAgtggtaaggtctgcatacactctactctcctcagaccccactagtgggattttactgggtatgttgttgttgttgttggttaaaAGCATTCACTGGCCAGCAAAGGGTCCAAATTTAAGCATCATACAGCCTGAAGGAAACAGAATCATCATCAGAGGTGATTCTTTACCTTCAGAGAAAGATCTTCTTGGCCATTGCTGATGATACTCTTTTGATGTGCTACCTTGGGACAGTTAAGTCATTTAATATAATTCTCACTGTTTTGAATCAGTTTCAAAGGTGTATGGTAATTGGagaaagagtcttattttttcaATTAACAAAGTCAATAAACGTTAAGGAGTTGGCTGGAGTTTTGGGGTGTGAACTAGGTAATCTTCCCCACTAATCTATTTGGGAATGCCTTTGGGAGCTAATAATAAAACTGCAGGTCGTTGGCCAGGCGACAAGGGGTCCTAAAAAGTTGGGTAGATGGAAAAGTCAATACTTGTCTTTTGGGGGAAGATTGATGTTGGTATAGGGTCCTTGATGCACTATCCACATATGTGATGTCATTATTTCCTATGCCAGTTAAAGTGGAGAAAAGGCTGGATAAATTATGGAGGAATTTTTATGGCAGAATAATTAAAAAAAGATAGCTTTTCAACTAGTCAAGTGAAATACTTTAACACTCAACAAGAATGCAGGAGGCCTAGGCATCAGAAACTTGAGGCAATACAACTgtagtttaatgatgaaatggttGTGGAGATTCACTTAAGCAAAATATGGAAGGATTTTATCGACGAAAAATATGGCTTCCAAGGTTTTTGGACTACTACAAGAGTGACCACTCCTTATGGGATGGGGTTATAGAGGAACCTAGGAATATTAGAGCTTTATTGCAAAATTTTGTAAGTAATATTGGCTTCAGAGTGAGCGATGGAAGAAAGAACGCTTTTTTGGATTGGATTGGCCGTGCTCACTATTTTCAGATTTGTAGAGACTTACAGTTTCCTAATGCTAAGTTGACTACCACTAGAAGGCAAGATGGATGAAATTTCAACTTCAGGAGGCATTTGAATAATTAGGAAATGAGGATTTGCTGAATTTTTACAAGTACTAGATCCTTTCAATGGTTAAGGACAAAGTGAGGACACGCTAGTCAGCAAAGCTTGCAACAGGGGTGTTTTCACAATGAGTTCATGTGGGTTCTGATTCTTCTGGACAGCAAGGGTGTTCTTGGTCTTGGAGTCAAGTCCGGAAAATAATCTCAATAAAAATTAAATCCATCACCCTGGTGCTCCAAATCTCGCGATCATTTCTATAAATCTACAAATATCTAAACTCCCCCTCTATCAGAAATTGTTTGGCAATATAGCTATTTGGGGAAATCCAAACATTTGATTTACTTTACTATATAAAGTTTATGTTCAATAGTAGTTTTGCCTAGTTTTGCatatgtaattttttaatttcatAACAGTGAAATGTCCGAGGTTTAGCGGCGCAAATCAAATCTCAGTGAAATGCGCCCCCTTAAATACCAGGTTTTGGTTTGCGGCAGGGTTCTAACACGTGATGTACGCTTAAATCACGCATTCATGCATTGTGCGCTTACTACTGGACCAAAACCCTAAGGGCTTTTTGAATTTGTAAACTGGATTTCCAGAAAACCAAAAAAAGACAATCCGAATGTGAACCCCATCATTTTTTTCAATTAAACTTTTAGAGAAGTGAGGGCTTTGCATTCAATCAAACAATTAAGCACACTAATCGCCCAAAGGGGAGAAGACAATCATATTTTGACCATATCTAAACTCATTTGACAGTACAAAATTAATATTACGACAAAAAAATGTACCTCTCAGCAATGTAGTTGATCATGTCTATGCTACCAAAATTATCGATGCTAATTTTGAGTAACTGACCCTGGCTACGATCAACTGCAATCCGACATATCTTGTCCAACACCCAAGGCATTTTGAAATTATCACCTTCATTTTTCAAGTCAACAACAGACCACATAGCGGGGTTATGGCACACCTTCCACCAGGTATTCCAAACTCTCTGTGCACTCTCCACTATCTCTATCGCTCCCGGCCGCCGTAGAATGTCCATCGTAACCTCCCACGGAAGCTCCACCCACGGCGGCGATGGCGGTGGTGCTACAATTGACGAGGAAGATTCTTCCAAGTTTTCGTGTTCATTTGCCATTTTGCTTTTCTCCTCAAATTTTAGGGCTTTGATTTCGACAGAGCAAGGGAAAGCAAGTGGGCGTTCTCCTAATAGATTTAAAGTTAAAAAATAGGTCCTATCAGTGGAGGATAGAATTACACTGTATTTGGATCATTGTTCCTTGTTCTTTtataatgtatcgtattgtattgtactgtactgTATTGTATCGTTTTGATGGATACAACGTTTGAATAGACTGTATCGTTTGCTGTTATTAAATAACATCTTTATTGTTTGGCTTGACTGTATTGTACTGTACTGTACTGCTACGTTTACTAAAATACCctcaattattttattaaaagttgGAAAGAGGTATAACACTTGAGACTAATGGTAGGGTCGAAGCATCTATATCTATGATTATTTTTTGCTATTTACATGTTAAATGGCATGTACTTGTC from Nicotiana sylvestris chromosome 12, ASM39365v2, whole genome shotgun sequence encodes the following:
- the LOC104243490 gene encoding F-box protein SKIP19-like, whose protein sequence is MANEHENLEESSSSIVAPPPSPPWVELPWEVTMDILRRPGAIEIVESAQRVWNTWWKVCHNPAMWSVVDLKNEGDNFKMPWVLDKICRIAVDRSQGQLLKISIDNFGSIDMINYIAERSSQLRHLRVVKCYSNLVGGWAAAAKNFPLLEELHIYFTLITKDDIESVGRYCPLLKSFTLNATEYGNLIFPPSQCNDQALAIAKSMPKLRHLALLQNSLTNKGLLAILDGCSLLESLDLRCCCCVDLEGDLERRCMQQIVDLKRPGDSTHDYEFHSENQRRPSSDEDDDICYDYDYGLSLGDSREYDYDYDRL